The Impatiens glandulifera chromosome 3, dImpGla2.1, whole genome shotgun sequence genome contains a region encoding:
- the LOC124932206 gene encoding thaumatin-like protein 1b — translation MTYFLFLFLTSLLITGIDSSATFTLSNNCDYTVWPGILSNAGISPLRITGFQLQKGESKTINVPSSWGGRLWGRTLCTEDSAGKFTCVTGDCGSGKVECSGGGAATPATLAEFTLNGDNGMDFYDVSLVDGYNLPMLVLPQGGAGENCTSTGCTVDLNGACPSELKVTSSDGERVACTSACDAFGQAQYCCNGEYGSPDTCKPSSYSKVFKTACPRAYSYAYDDKTSTFTCTGADYLITFCPSPNNSKKSYSSSSDPQIQTPEIWNSSIVYEGAMEISGSTSIFGLCKLFWSATSLLLLFVLFE, via the exons ATGACTTATTTCCTGTTTCTTTTCTTAACCTCTCTTTTAATTACAG GAATTGATTCATCAGCAACCTTTACTCTTTCAAACAACTGCGATTACACAGTCTGGCCGGGAATTCTATCCAACGCCGGAATTTCACCCCTTCGAATCACCGGCTTCCAACTTCAAAAGGGCGAATCGAAAACCATCAACGTGCCGTCGTCTTGGGGCGGCCGATTGTGGGGTCGTACTCTCTGTACAGAGGATTCGGCCGGAAAATTCACCTGCGTCACCGGTGATTGTGGCTCCGGCAAGGTAGAATGCTCCGGCGGAGGGGCGGCGACACCTGCTACTCTGGCGGAGTTCACCCTTAATGGAGATAATGGAATGGATTTCTATGATGTCAGTCTTGTTGACGG TTATAACCTACCAATGCTGGTGCTACCACAAGGCGGCGCCGGAGAAAACTGTACGTCGACCGGTTGTACGGTAGATCTGAACGGAGCATGTCCGTCGGAGTTGAAAGTGACGTCATCCGACGGCGAGCGCGTGGCTTGTACGAGCGCGTGTGACGCGTTTGGACAGGCACAATATTGCTGTAACGGTGAATATGGATCGCCGGATACTTGTAAACCGTCGTCGTATTCGAAGGTTTTCAAGACTGCGTGTCCACGCGCCTACAGTTACGCGTACGATGATAAAACCAGCACTTTTACTTGTACCGGCGCCGATTATCTGATTACTTTCTGTCCGTCGCCGAATAACAG TAAAAAATCATATTCGTCTTCATCTGACCCGCAAATACAAACTCCCGAAATTTGGAATAGCTCGATTGTATACGAGGGCGCGATGGAAATAAGCGGTTCAACATCAATTTTTGGATTGTGTAAATTGTTCTGGTCGGCCACttctttgttattattatttgtattattcgagtga
- the LOC124932736 gene encoding chaperone protein dnaJ 11, chloroplastic-like has product MVSSTFLPSTQFLSSNPRLSVQRTSQSPTTTVNFRRTHLISASCATVERSSVSSPSSSLYEVLGIQSGATCQEIKTAYRRLARVVHPDVTAADGGGRTADEFIKIHTAYSTLSDPEKRAVYDGSLFLDRMRGFSVGSYGGSVQTTAASRFSGGGAPRRNWETDQCW; this is encoded by the coding sequence atggtttcttCAACCTTTCTTCCATCAACACAATTTCTCAGCTCAAACCCTAGATTATCCGTACAGCGAACTTCTCAATCTCCGACCACCACCGTCAATTTCCGGCGAACCCATCTTATCTCCGCCTCCTGCGCCACCGTCGAGAGAAGTTCCGTCTCGTCGCCGTCGTCTTCGCTTTACGAAGTTCTCGGGATCCAATCTGGCGCCACTTGTCAGGAAATTAAGACGGCTTACAGGCGGTTGGCCAGAGTTGTCCACCCAGATGTGACGGCGGCGGACGGCGGCGGACGTACGGCCGATGAGTTTATCAAGATTCATACTGCTTATTCTACATTGTCTGATCCGGAAAAACGAGCTGTTTACGATGGTTCTTTGTTTCTTGATCGGATGAGAGGTTTCTCGGTGGGTTCTTACGGTGGCAGTGTTCAAACGACGGCGGCGTCTAGATTTTCCGGCGGTGGTGCTCCTAGAAGAAATTGGGAAACAGATCAATGCTGGTAG